The Streptococcus toyakuensis genome has a window encoding:
- a CDS encoding sugar phosphate nucleotidyltransferase yields MKAIILAAGLGTRLRPMTENTPKALVQVNQKPLIEYQIEFLKEKGINEIIIIVGYLKEQFDYLKEKYGVRLVFNDKYADYNNFYSLYLVKEELANSYVIDADNYLFKNMFRNDLTRSTYFSVYREDCTNEWFLVYGDDYKVQDIIVDSKAGRILSGVSFWDAPTAEKIVSFIDKAYASGEFVDLYWDNMVKDNIKELDVYVEELEGNSIYEIDSVQDYHKLEEILKNEN; encoded by the coding sequence GTGAAAGCCATTATCTTAGCAGCGGGATTGGGAACTCGCTTGCGTCCTATGACTGAAAATACCCCTAAAGCCTTGGTTCAGGTTAATCAAAAACCCTTGATTGAATACCAAATTGAGTTTTTAAAAGAAAAAGGAATCAATGAAATCATCATCATTGTTGGTTACCTTAAAGAACAATTCGATTACTTGAAAGAAAAATATGGTGTTCGCCTCGTCTTCAATGATAAATACGCTGACTACAATAACTTTTACTCTCTCTATCTTGTAAAAGAAGAATTAGCTAACAGTTATGTTATTGATGCCGATAATTATCTCTTTAAAAATATGTTCCGCAATGATTTGACACGTTCGACTTATTTTAGTGTTTATCGTGAAGATTGTACCAACGAATGGTTCTTGGTCTATGGAGATGACTACAAGGTTCAAGACATTATTGTTGATAGCAAGGCGGGTCGCATCCTTAGTGGTGTATCCTTCTGGGATGCTCCAACTGCAGAAAAGATTGTCAGCTTTATCGATAAGGCCTATGCAAGTGGTGAATTTGTTGATCTCTACTGGGATAATATGGTTAAGGATAATATCAAAGAGCTGGATGTCTATGTTGAAGAATTAGAAGGCAATAGCATCTATGAAATCGATAGTGTCCAAGATTATCATAAATTAGAAGAAATTCTTAAAAACGAAAATTAA
- the licA gene encoding choline kinase LicA yields the protein MEKIIKEKMSSLLSQEEEVLSVEQLGGMTNQNYLAKTTNKQYIVKFFGKGTEKLINRQDEKYNLELLKDLDLDVKNYLFDIEAGIKVNEYIESAITLDSTSIKTKFDKIAPILQTIHASGKELRGEFAPFEEIKKYESLIEEKIPYANYEAVREEVFSLEKRLADLGVDRKSCHIDLVPENFIESPQGRLYLIDWEYSSMNDPMWDLAALFLESEFTPQEEEEFLSHYESAQTPVTREKIAIYKILQDTIWSLWTVYKEEQGADFGDYGVNRYQRAVKGLANYGGSYEK from the coding sequence GTGGAGAAAATCATTAAAGAAAAAATGTCATCCCTACTTAGTCAAGAAGAGGAAGTCCTCAGTGTTGAACAACTGGGGGGAATGACCAATCAAAACTATTTGGCCAAAACAACAAATAAGCAATACATTGTTAAATTCTTTGGTAAAGGAACAGAAAAGCTGATCAATCGTCAAGATGAAAAGTACAATCTTGAACTACTAAAGGATTTAGACTTAGATGTAAAAAATTATCTTTTTGATATTGAAGCTGGTATCAAAGTAAATGAGTATATCGAATCTGCGATTACGCTTGATTCAACGTCAATCAAGACCAAATTTGATAAAATTGCTCCAATATTACAAACTATTCATGCTTCTGGCAAGGAATTAAGAGGAGAATTTGCTCCTTTTGAAGAAATCAAAAAATACGAATCTTTGATTGAGGAAAAAATCCCCTATGCCAACTATGAAGCAGTTAGAGAAGAAGTCTTCTCCTTAGAGAAAAGACTTGCTGACTTAGGTGTTGACAGAAAATCTTGTCATATCGATTTGGTTCCTGAAAACTTTATCGAATCACCTCAAGGAAGACTTTATCTGATTGACTGGGAATATTCATCAATGAATGATCCAATGTGGGATTTGGCTGCCCTCTTTTTAGAGTCCGAATTCACTCCCCAAGAGGAAGAAGAGTTCTTATCTCACTACGAGAGTGCCCAAACACCTGTCACTCGTGAAAAGATTGCCATTTATAAAATTTTACAAGACACTATTTGGAGTCTATGGACAGTCTATAAAGAAGAGCAAGGGGCAGATTTTGGTGACTATGGTGTGAATCGTTACCAAAGAGCTGTTAAAGGTCTGGCTAATTATGGAGGTTCATATGAAAAATAA
- a CDS encoding 2-C-methyl-D-erythritol 4-phosphate cytidylyltransferase: MIYAGILAGGTGTRMGISNLPKQFLELGDRPILIHTIEKFVLEPSIEKIVVGVHGDWVSHAEDLVDKYLPLHKERIIITKGGADRNTSIEKIIEAIDAYRPLTPEDIVVTHDSVRPFITLRMIQDNIQLAQNHDAVDTVVEAVDTIVESTNGQFITDIPNRAHLYQGQTPQTFRCKDFMDLYGSLSAEEKEILTDACKIFVIKGKDVALAKGEYSNLKITTVTDLKIAKSMIEKD; the protein is encoded by the coding sequence ATGATTTATGCAGGAATTCTTGCTGGTGGAACTGGCACACGTATGGGAATCAGTAACTTGCCAAAACAATTTTTAGAGCTAGGTGATCGACCTATCTTGATTCATACAATTGAAAAATTTGTCTTGGAACCAAGTATTGAAAAAATTGTAGTTGGGGTTCATGGAGACTGGGTTTCTCATGCAGAAGATCTTGTAGATAAATATCTTCCTCTTCATAAGGAACGCATCATCATTACAAAGGGTGGTGCTGACCGCAATACAAGTATTGAGAAAATCATTGAAGCCATTGATGCTTATCGTCCGCTTACTCCAGAGGATATCGTTGTTACCCACGATTCTGTTCGTCCATTTATTACACTTCGCATGATTCAAGACAATATCCAACTTGCCCAAAATCATGACGCAGTGGACACAGTGGTAGAAGCGGTTGATACTATCGTTGAAAGTACCAATGGTCAATTCATTACAGATATTCCAAATCGTGCTCACCTTTATCAAGGACAAACACCTCAAACATTCCGTTGCAAGGACTTCATGGACCTTTATGGCTCTCTTTCTGCTGAAGAGAAGGAAATCTTGACAGATGCATGTAAAATCTTTGTGATCAAAGGAAAAGATGTGGCCTTAGCCAAAGGTGAATACTCAAATCTGAAGATTACAACCGTAACAGATTTGAAGATTGCAAAAAGTATGATTGAGAAAGACTAG
- a CDS encoding DMT family transporter, which produces MKNKNGVSFGLLSGVFWGLGLTISAYIFSIFTDLSPFVVAAAHDFLSIFILLAFLLVKEGKVRLSIFLNIRNVSVIIGALLAGPIGMQANLYAVKYIGSSLASSVSAIYPAISVLLAFFFLKHKISKNTVFGIVLIIAGIIAQTYKVEQVNSFYIGILCALVCAIAWGSESVLSSFAMESELSEIEALLIRQVTSFLSYLVIVLFSHQSFAEVANGQLLGLMIVFAAFDMISYLAYYIAINRLQPAKATGLNVSYVVWTVLFAVVFLGAPLDMLTIITSLVVIAGVYIIIKE; this is translated from the coding sequence ATGAAAAATAAAAATGGAGTTTCCTTCGGTCTACTCTCAGGTGTTTTCTGGGGGTTAGGTCTAACAATTAGCGCTTACATCTTTTCGATTTTTACAGATTTGTCACCCTTTGTGGTGGCTGCTGCTCACGATTTCTTGAGTATCTTTATTCTACTAGCTTTTCTCTTGGTAAAAGAAGGAAAAGTTCGTCTCTCAATTTTCTTAAATATTCGCAATGTTAGTGTGATCATTGGGGCCTTGCTAGCAGGCCCTATCGGTATGCAGGCCAATCTTTATGCGGTTAAGTATATCGGAAGTTCCTTAGCTTCATCTGTGTCGGCTATTTACCCTGCGATTTCGGTTTTATTGGCTTTCTTCTTTTTGAAGCACAAGATTTCAAAAAATACTGTATTTGGGATTGTCTTGATTATTGCAGGGATTATTGCTCAAACTTATAAGGTTGAACAGGTCAATTCCTTCTACATTGGGATTCTCTGTGCTTTAGTTTGTGCCATTGCATGGGGAAGTGAGAGTGTTCTAAGCTCTTTTGCTATGGAAAGTGAATTGAGTGAAATCGAAGCCCTCTTAATCCGTCAAGTAACTTCATTCTTGTCCTATCTTGTGATTGTGCTCTTCTCTCATCAGTCATTTGCAGAAGTGGCCAATGGACAATTGCTAGGTCTTATGATTGTCTTTGCAGCCTTTGATATGATTTCCTATTTGGCTTATTATATCGCTATCAATCGCTTGCAACCAGCCAAGGCTACAGGCTTGAACGTGAGTTATGTAGTTTGGACAGTCTTATTTGCAGTTGTTTTCTTGGGTGCACCGCTAGATATGCTGACAATTATTACGTCACTTGTCGTCATTGCTGGAGTTTATATTATTATTAAAGAATAA
- the tacF gene encoding type IV teichoic acid flippase TacF — protein sequence MKSIKLNALSYMGIRVLNIIFPILTGTYVARVLDRTDYGYFNSVDTILSFFLPFATYGVYNYGLRAISNVKDNKKDLNRTFSSLFYLCIACTILTTAVYILAYPLFFTDNPIVKKVYLVMGIQLIAQIFSIEWVNEALENYSFLFYKTAFIRILMLVSIFLFVKNEHDIVVYTLVMSLSTLINYLISYFWIKRDIKLVKIHISDFKPLFLPLTAMLVFANANMLFTFLDRLFLVKTGIDVNVSYYTMAQRIVTVIAGVVTGAIGVSVPRLSYYLGKGDKEAYVALVNRGSRIFNFFIIPLSFGLMVLGPNAILLYGSEKYIGGGILTSLFAFRTIILALDTILGSQILFTNGYEKRITVYTVFAGLLNLGLNSLLFFNHFVAPEYYLLTTMLSEASLLVFYIIFIHRKQLIHLGHIFSYTVRYSLFSLSFVGIYFLINFLYPVDMVINLPFLINTGLIVLLSAISYIGLLAFTKDSIFYEFLNHVLALKNKFKKS from the coding sequence ATGAAAAGTATAAAATTAAATGCTCTATCTTACATGGGAATTCGTGTCTTGAATATTATTTTTCCCATCTTAACTGGTACCTACGTCGCGCGTGTCTTGGACCGAACTGACTATGGTTACTTCAACTCAGTCGACACAATTTTGTCATTTTTCTTACCCTTTGCAACTTATGGAGTCTATAACTACGGTTTACGGGCCATCAGTAATGTCAAGGATAACAAAAAAGATCTGAATAGAACCTTCTCTAGTCTTTTTTATTTGTGCATAGCTTGTACGATTTTGACCACCGCTGTCTATATCCTAGCCTATCCTCTCTTCTTTACAGATAATCCAATCGTCAAAAAGGTCTACCTTGTTATGGGGATTCAACTCATTGCCCAGATTTTTTCAATCGAGTGGGTCAATGAAGCTCTGGAAAATTACAGTTTTCTCTTTTACAAGACTGCCTTCATCCGTATCCTGATGCTGGTATCTATTTTCCTGTTTGTCAAAAATGAACACGATATTGTTGTCTATACACTTGTGATGAGTTTATCGACACTGATTAACTATCTGATTAGTTATTTTTGGATTAAAAGAGACATTAAGCTTGTTAAGATTCACATAAGTGATTTCAAACCGCTCTTTCTCCCTTTGACAGCCATGTTGGTCTTTGCCAATGCCAATATGCTCTTCACTTTTTTGGATCGTCTCTTCCTCGTTAAAACAGGGATTGATGTCAACGTTAGTTACTATACCATGGCTCAACGAATTGTGACCGTTATAGCTGGTGTTGTAACAGGAGCTATCGGAGTGAGTGTGCCTCGTCTCAGTTACTATCTAGGAAAAGGCGATAAGGAAGCCTATGTCGCACTTGTTAACAGAGGCAGTCGAATCTTTAACTTCTTTATCATTCCACTGAGTTTTGGACTCATGGTTTTAGGACCAAATGCCATCCTACTTTACGGTAGTGAAAAATATATCGGAGGTGGTATCTTAACCTCTCTCTTCGCTTTTCGTACGATTATCCTGGCCTTAGATACCATTCTTGGTTCCCAAATTCTCTTTACAAATGGCTATGAAAAACGAATCACAGTCTATACAGTCTTTGCAGGATTACTCAATTTGGGCTTAAATAGTCTCCTCTTTTTCAACCACTTCGTGGCTCCTGAATACTACTTACTGACAACTATGCTATCAGAGGCCTCTCTACTTGTTTTCTATATCATTTTCATCCATAGAAAACAACTCATCCACTTAGGACATATCTTTAGCTATACTGTTCGATACTCGCTCTTTTCACTTTCCTTTGTAGGAATTTATTTCCTGATTAATTTCTTGTATCCCGTGGATATGGTCATTAATTTGCCATTTTTGATTAATACTGGTTTGATTGTCTTGTTATCAGCCATCTCTTATATTGGTCTACTTGCCTTCACCAAAGATAGCATTTTCTATGAATTTTTAAACCATGTCCTAGCCTTAAAAAATAAATTCAAAAAATCTTAG
- a CDS encoding ribitol-5-phosphate dehydrogenase — protein MINQIYQLTKPKFINVKYQEEAIDQENHILIRPNYMAVCHADQRYYQGKRDPKILNKKLPMAMIHESCGTVISDPTGTYEVGQKVVMIPNQPPMQSDEEFYENYMTGAHFLSSGFDGFMREFVSLPKDRVVAYDAIEDTVAAITEFVSVGMHAMNRLLTLAHSKRDRIAVIGDGSLAFVVANIINYTLPEAEIVVIGRHWEKLELFSFAKECYITDNIPEDLAFDHAFECCGGDGTGPAINDLIRYIRPQGTILMMGVSEYKVNLNTRDALEKGLLLVGSSRSGRIDFENAIQMMEVKKFANRLKNILYLEEPVREIKDIHRVFATDLNTAFKTVFKWEV, from the coding sequence ATGATTAATCAAATTTATCAACTAACTAAGCCTAAGTTTATCAATGTCAAATATCAGGAAGAGGCTATTGACCAAGAGAATCATATCCTCATCCGTCCTAATTATATGGCGGTCTGTCATGCGGATCAGCGTTACTACCAAGGAAAACGTGATCCCAAGATTTTGAACAAAAAGCTTCCAATGGCAATGATTCACGAGTCATGTGGAACCGTTATTTCTGACCCGACAGGAACCTACGAGGTTGGGCAAAAAGTTGTCATGATTCCTAATCAGCCTCCTATGCAGAGTGATGAAGAATTCTATGAAAACTACATGACAGGGGCTCATTTCTTGTCTAGTGGATTTGATGGCTTTATGAGAGAGTTTGTTTCTCTTCCTAAAGATCGTGTGGTGGCTTATGATGCTATCGAAGATACGGTTGCGGCCATTACAGAGTTTGTCAGTGTCGGTATGCATGCTATGAATCGCCTATTGACTCTTGCTCATAGCAAGCGGGACCGAATCGCCGTTATCGGAGATGGAAGTTTAGCTTTTGTGGTTGCCAATATTATCAACTATACTTTGCCAGAAGCAGAGATTGTGGTTATTGGTCGTCATTGGGAAAAATTGGAACTCTTCTCTTTTGCCAAAGAATGCTATATTACTGATAATATTCCTGAAGATTTGGCCTTTGACCATGCTTTTGAGTGTTGTGGTGGTGATGGTACTGGACCAGCTATTAATGACTTGATTCGCTATATTCGTCCTCAGGGAACGATTCTTATGATGGGAGTTAGTGAGTATAAAGTCAATCTCAATACACGCGATGCCTTAGAAAAAGGCTTGCTCTTGGTTGGGTCCTCTCGTTCTGGTCGCATTGATTTTGAAAATGCAATCCAAATGATGGAAGTCAAGAAATTTGCCAATCGTCTTAAAAATATCCTTTATCTAGAAGAACCTGTAAGAGAAATTAAAGATATTCACCGTGTCTTTGCGACCGATTTAAACACAGCCTTTAAAACAGTGTTTAAGTGGGAAGTATAA